In Verrucomicrobiota bacterium, the sequence ACAAAGTTAAATACCTCATTCATATATCCTTTTGCCCTTAGCTGGTCTCGCATCTTGGCAAACATCTTACTCAACTCTTTAGTTCCTATTCTCTTGCGAGCACGCGTAAATACCGTGTGGTCTGGCGTAGTATCTTTGAGTGAAAATTCACAAAACAGCTTGGCCGCTGTATTCTCTTGAATCATTTTTTCAAGCTCTCGATCACTCAGGTCTTCTATAAATTGTAGCAATAAACAGCGAAATAGCGTTTCCATCCCATACCCCTTGGCTCCCCTCTGACTCTCAAGTCTTTTTAGCCGATACCCTATACTCTTCAAATCCAACAGTTTTAAAAACTTACGGTACACGTGCCCACACGGCACAAGTTCTTCTAAGCTTATCATTTCTACTTGGTAGCTCGTATTCATGGTATTCCATTCTTTCTGAGTCTCTCAACGCATTCAATATTTTACTCCCATTATTGTCTATTATGCAACATGCCCAAAGAAAATGCCACTAAACCACACTTCGCAGTTCTCGCAGTTGACCGAGGAGCAGTTCACCCGAATCGGCCAGGTCGTTGTTAGAGGAATGCACCAAGGTAATGTACCGTACCCCCTTATCATAATATTCCTCCACATTGGAAAGGTCATTGCCAATGGGGTAGCCGTTTTCGATACCTACGTAAATGGCACGCTTTCCTTCCTTTTCCA encodes:
- a CDS encoding membrane dipeptidase; its protein translation is EKEGKRAIYVGIENGYPIGNDLSNVEEYYDKGVRYITLVHSSNNDLADSGELLLGQLRELRSVV